A single genomic interval of Amblyomma americanum isolate KBUSLIRL-KWMA chromosome 11, ASM5285725v1, whole genome shotgun sequence harbors:
- the LOC144110481 gene encoding uncharacterized protein LOC144110481, giving the protein MSQQLHQSPHCNRSFTNKNHLEQHLLTQADDHPYKCNHCGSSFAQKVTLMHHFRTHKGEHPYKCDHCDSRFSEKGQLNRHLRIRTGERPYKCDYCDSSFAQKAHLDQHLRIHTGERPYKCDHCDSSFALKSTLVQHLRTHTGEHPYKCDHCGSGFCQRGHLNQHLIHTGERPYKCDHCDGSFSRKSYLDQHLRTHTGERP; this is encoded by the coding sequence ATGAGtcagcagctgcaccagtccCCCCACTGCAATCGGAGCTTCACGAATAAAAACCACCTAGAGCAGCACCTTCTCACCCAAGCGGATGACCATCCCTACAAGTGTAACCATTGTgggagcagctttgctcaaaaggtcACCCTGATGCACCACTTTCGCACCCacaagggtgagcatccatacaagtgcgaccactgtgacagcaggttTTCTGAGAAGGGCCAGCTGAACCGACACCTTCGCATCCGCACTGGTGAGCGACCATACAAGTGTGActactgtgacagcagctttgctcaaaaggccCACCTCGATCAACACCTTCGTATCCACACGGGTGAGCGACCATACAAGtgcgaccactgtgacagcagctttgctctcaaGAGCACCCTGGTTCagcaccttcgcacccacacgggtgagcatccatacaagtgtgaccactgtggcagcggCTTTTGTCAAAGGGGCCATCTGAACCAACACCTCATTCACACGGGTGAGCgaccatacaagtgtgaccactgtgacggcAGCTTTTCTCGAAAGTCCTACCTGGatcaacaccttcgtacccacactggtgagcgtccatag